From a region of the Candidatus Azobacteroides pseudotrichonymphae genomovar. CFP2 genome:
- the hisC gene encoding histidinol-phosphate transaminase — protein MMELESLIRKNILNLIPYSCARSEFNGEASVYLDANENPYNRPYNRYPDPLQRSLKEKIAKLKKIQPCQIMIGNGSDEPIDLVFRIFCEPQQNNVVSIDPTYGMYQVAANINHIEYKKVLLDENYQLNAERLLNATDKYTKVIFLCSPNNPSGNLLNKLEIMKVISFFQGIVVIDEAYIDFSNHASWLVNLDKYPNLIVLQTFSKAWGMASARCGLAFASKKIINFFNKIKYPYNINFFTQNFISKCLNKENKKNEWVKMILSQRQLLTKTLQTLNNIVEKVYHSDTNFLLVKVKNATNTYNELIQKGIIVRNRNSISLCNNCLRITVGTENENRKLIEALKKSNEKKSFIYR, from the coding sequence ATTATGGAACTAGAATCTTTAATTAGAAAGAACATTCTTAATCTTATCCCATATTCTTGTGCAAGGAGTGAATTCAATGGAGAGGCTTCTGTCTATTTGGATGCTAACGAAAATCCATATAACCGACCATACAACCGCTATCCTGACCCTTTACAACGATCCCTCAAAGAAAAAATAGCAAAGCTTAAAAAGATACAGCCTTGTCAAATTATGATAGGTAATGGTAGCGATGAACCCATAGATTTAGTCTTCCGCATTTTTTGTGAACCTCAACAAAATAATGTGGTCTCTATTGATCCTACTTATGGAATGTATCAAGTTGCCGCAAATATTAATCACATAGAATACAAAAAAGTTTTGTTAGACGAAAATTATCAGTTAAATGCTGAGAGACTTTTAAATGCAACTGACAAATACACAAAAGTGATCTTCCTTTGCTCACCCAATAATCCAAGTGGAAATTTGTTAAATAAATTGGAAATAATGAAAGTTATTTCTTTTTTTCAGGGAATTGTAGTTATAGATGAAGCATATATTGACTTTTCCAACCACGCTTCTTGGTTAGTCAATCTGGATAAATATCCAAATCTGATTGTTTTACAAACTTTTTCAAAAGCATGGGGAATGGCTTCTGCTCGTTGTGGATTAGCTTTTGCTTCCAAAAAGATTATTAATTTTTTCAATAAGATAAAGTATCCCTATAATATTAATTTTTTCACTCAAAATTTCATCAGTAAGTGCTTAAATAAAGAAAATAAAAAAAACGAATGGGTAAAAATGATTTTGTCACAACGACAATTACTTACCAAAACATTGCAAACATTAAATAATATTGTTGAAAAAGTTTATCATTCCGATACCAATTTTCTTTTAGTAAAAGTAAAAAATGCCACTAATACATATAACGAATTAATACAAAAAGGTATTATCGTTCGTAACCGTAATTCCATTTCACTATGCAACAATTGTCTACGAATTACGGTGGGTACTGAGAATGAAAACAGAAAGTTAATCGAAGCATTAAAAAAATCAAATGAAAAAAAGAGTTTTATTTATAGATAG
- the hisB gene encoding bifunctional histidinol-phosphatase/imidazoleglycerol-phosphate dehydratase HisB produces the protein MKKRVLFIDRDGTLIIEPPITFQVNNLEELEFLPGVIRNLYFIRKHLNFELVMVTNQDGLGTPIYPQNNFDIVQKKMLNIFQNEGIFFDNIFIDKSFPQDNLSTRKPNTAMLTQYFSDDYDLRSSYVIGDRLTDIELAKNLGCKAILLSPKTNFIPNTALITINWDKISEFLVVGERKAIVQRTTKETNIHVEINIDGKGKTDISTGLGFFNHLLAQIGKHSGIDLIVKMKGDLNVDEHHTIEDTGIALGSALSQVLTDKRGIERYGFCLPMDDCLCLAAVDFGGRAWFVWETEFHREKIGDMPTEMFPHFFKSLSDAAKINLIIKAKGQNEHHKIEGIFKSFARAIKMAIRRDIFNYELPSTKGIL, from the coding sequence ATGAAAAAAAGAGTTTTATTTATAGATAGAGATGGGACTCTAATTATAGAGCCACCTATAACTTTCCAAGTAAATAATTTGGAAGAATTAGAATTTCTTCCAGGCGTGATTCGTAATTTATACTTTATTCGCAAACATTTAAATTTTGAACTTGTAATGGTCACTAACCAAGATGGTTTAGGAACACCGATCTATCCACAAAACAATTTTGATATAGTTCAAAAGAAAATGTTGAATATTTTTCAAAATGAAGGAATTTTTTTTGATAATATTTTTATTGATAAATCTTTTCCGCAAGATAATTTATCAACTCGCAAGCCCAATACAGCAATGCTCACCCAATACTTCTCCGATGACTATGATCTAAGAAGTTCATATGTTATTGGTGATCGCTTAACAGATATAGAATTAGCTAAAAACTTAGGATGTAAAGCTATTTTGTTAAGTCCCAAAACAAATTTCATTCCAAATACTGCTCTAATAACAATTAATTGGGACAAAATCAGCGAATTTCTGGTTGTTGGAGAAAGAAAAGCTATTGTTCAACGAACAACTAAAGAAACAAACATTCATGTGGAAATCAACATAGACGGGAAAGGTAAAACTGATATTTCTACAGGACTTGGTTTTTTTAACCATCTACTGGCACAAATTGGTAAACATTCTGGCATAGATCTGATTGTGAAAATGAAAGGTGATCTAAATGTGGATGAACATCATACAATAGAAGATACAGGTATTGCTTTGGGAAGTGCTTTATCTCAAGTCTTAACCGATAAACGAGGAATAGAAAGATATGGTTTTTGCTTGCCAATGGATGATTGTTTATGTTTGGCTGCCGTAGATTTTGGAGGCCGTGCTTGGTTTGTATGGGAAACAGAATTCCATAGAGAAAAAATAGGAGATATGCCAACAGAAATGTTTCCCCATTTTTTCAAATCTCTGAGTGATGCAGCTAAAATAAACTTGATTATCAAAGCAAAAGGACAAAATGAACATCATAAAATAGAAGGAATATTCAAATCTTTTGCTCGTGCTATCAAAATGGCTATACGACGTGACATTTTCAATTATGAATTACCAAGTACAAAAGGCATATTATAA
- a CDS encoding cell division protein ZapA translates to MEEDFFKIQLKLLDKYYPYTCKRSEEEDIRKAAANLTEKFLTYSSRYTSLEKVDLLTLIGFHFALEVLNNKNQQDKSPIFNKIEQLNKELEEYMKIPE, encoded by the coding sequence GTGGAAGAGGATTTTTTCAAAATACAATTAAAGTTACTCGACAAATATTATCCTTACACTTGTAAACGTTCTGAAGAAGAAGATATAAGAAAAGCAGCGGCAAATCTTACCGAAAAGTTTTTAACCTATAGTTCTCGTTACACTTCTTTAGAAAAAGTTGATTTGCTCACTCTGATAGGTTTTCACTTTGCTTTAGAAGTTTTGAATAATAAGAATCAACAGGATAAATCGCCAATTTTTAATAAAATTGAGCAACTAAATAAAGAATTGGAGGAATACATGAAGATTCCTGAATGA
- the rny gene encoding ribonuclease Y codes for MTSTIIFISIAAVFLVMGGYSAWWKINSICEIRNKKIFNEAKKELESAKKIEILEMKEKFSSMKANIERQVNERNAKLQLHEVDLKQRESIVKKKQEELYKKNNELEVIRENLASQLEIIGKKKQEMDKIHRMEIERLESLSGLSAEEVRERLAQSLKEEAKTAAAAYINETIEEAKMTANKEAKKIVIQSIQRIATETAIENSVTVFQIDSDEIKGRIIGREGRNIRTLEASTGVEIIVDDTPEAIVLTGFDPVRREVARLALHHLIQDGRIHPARIEETVEKMRKQVEDEIIEIGKRTTIDLGIHGLHPELIRMIGRMKYRSSYGQNLLQHSRETANLCAIMASELKLNPKRAKRAGLLHDIGKVPDDEPELPHALLGMKLAEKYKEKSDICNAIGAHHDEIEMETLLAPIVQVCDAISGSRPGARREIIESYIKRLNDLEQLALSYPGVVKTYAIQAGRELRVIVGADQINDVETEKLSNEIARKIQDEITYPGQVKITVIRETRAVAFAK; via the coding sequence ATGACATCAACAATAATATTTATATCAATAGCAGCAGTGTTCCTTGTAATGGGAGGATATTCTGCATGGTGGAAAATTAATTCAATATGTGAGATAAGAAATAAAAAAATATTTAATGAAGCAAAAAAGGAATTGGAGTCAGCTAAAAAAATTGAGATTTTAGAAATGAAAGAGAAATTTAGTTCTATGAAAGCTAATATAGAGCGTCAAGTAAACGAACGCAATGCTAAACTCCAACTGCATGAAGTTGATTTGAAACAAAGGGAATCAATTGTTAAAAAAAAACAAGAAGAACTTTACAAGAAAAATAATGAACTAGAAGTTATTCGTGAAAATCTGGCCAGTCAATTAGAAATTATAGGAAAGAAAAAACAAGAAATGGATAAAATCCATAGGATGGAGATAGAACGATTGGAATCTCTTTCTGGACTATCCGCAGAAGAAGTCAGAGAACGTTTAGCACAATCTTTAAAAGAAGAAGCAAAAACTGCTGCTGCCGCTTACATCAATGAAACAATAGAGGAAGCTAAAATGACAGCGAATAAAGAAGCTAAAAAGATTGTTATTCAATCCATACAACGAATAGCAACAGAGACTGCTATTGAAAATTCAGTTACTGTTTTCCAAATTGATTCGGATGAAATAAAGGGGAGAATCATAGGTCGCGAAGGACGAAATATACGTACATTAGAAGCATCTACAGGTGTAGAAATTATTGTAGACGATACACCTGAAGCAATCGTTCTCACTGGGTTCGACCCAGTGAGGCGAGAAGTTGCTCGCTTAGCATTACATCACTTAATCCAAGATGGACGTATTCATCCAGCGCGTATAGAAGAGACAGTAGAAAAAATGCGTAAGCAAGTAGAGGACGAAATAATAGAAATTGGCAAACGTACAACTATTGATTTAGGTATTCACGGATTACATCCTGAATTGATTCGTATGATAGGTCGTATGAAATATCGCTCTTCCTATGGACAAAATCTATTGCAACACTCCCGTGAGACAGCCAATCTATGCGCAATTATGGCGTCAGAACTAAAGTTAAACCCTAAGAGGGCTAAAAGAGCAGGATTGCTACACGACATTGGCAAAGTTCCAGACGACGAACCCGAGCTTCCACATGCTTTACTAGGCATGAAACTCGCCGAGAAATACAAAGAAAAATCTGATATATGCAATGCAATTGGTGCCCATCATGATGAAATAGAAATGGAAACTTTATTAGCTCCAATTGTTCAAGTTTGTGATGCAATTTCCGGTTCAAGACCAGGAGCAAGAAGAGAAATTATAGAATCCTACATTAAAAGGTTAAATGATTTGGAACAACTAGCACTTTCTTACCCTGGTGTAGTCAAAACTTATGCTATTCAAGCTGGCAGAGAATTACGAGTCATTGTAGGAGCAGACCAAATTAACGACGTCGAAACTGAAAAATTATCTAATGAAATAGCACGTAAAATACAAGATGAGATAACTTATCCAGGACAAGTAAAAATCACAGTCATACGAGAAACTAGAGCTGTAGCATTTGCCAAATAA
- the hisH gene encoding imidazole glycerol phosphate synthase subunit HisH, with amino-acid sequence MNVAIVKYNAGNIYSIHYALKRLGVEPIITAEKELLQKADKIVFPGQGEAVKTMQYLKRHRLNELIKELKQPVLGICIGMQLMCRCSEEGNVNCLGIFDTPVLKFQPEKHEDKIPHMGWNTLTNLKNYLYEGIKEESFVYFVHSFYVPASKYTIAITNYIQPFSASLQKDNFYATQFHPEKSGKVGEKILSNFLSL; translated from the coding sequence ATGAATGTTGCAATTGTAAAATACAATGCAGGTAATATTTATTCAATCCATTATGCACTCAAACGTCTGGGAGTTGAACCAATTATTACCGCTGAAAAAGAATTATTGCAAAAGGCTGATAAAATAGTTTTTCCCGGACAAGGAGAGGCAGTTAAGACCATGCAATATCTGAAAAGACATCGTTTGAACGAATTAATAAAAGAACTAAAGCAACCTGTTTTAGGTATTTGCATCGGCATGCAACTAATGTGTCGTTGCTCTGAAGAAGGAAATGTAAATTGCTTAGGCATTTTCGATACTCCAGTATTGAAATTTCAGCCTGAAAAACACGAAGACAAAATCCCACATATGGGGTGGAATACACTCACAAATCTTAAAAATTACCTATACGAAGGAATTAAAGAAGAATCATTCGTTTATTTTGTGCATAGTTTTTATGTCCCTGCAAGTAAATATACAATTGCAATAACAAATTACATACAGCCTTTCAGTGCGTCTTTGCAAAAAGACAACTTTTATGCAACCCAGTTTCATCCAGAAAAAAGTGGAAAGGTTGGCGAAAAAATATTAAGTAATTTCCTTTCTTTATAA
- the hisA gene encoding 1-(5-phosphoribosyl)-5-[(5-phosphoribosylamino)methylideneamino]imidazole-4-carboxamide isomerase has product MIEIILAIDIIEGKAVRLTQGDYKQKKIYNQDPLEVAKKFEDYGIRRLHLVDLDGAKANFIVNYKILERIASHTSLIIDFSGGLKSDSDLKIAFNSGAKMVTGGSIAVKNPKIFKNWINKFGANCILLGADCRNNKIAVNGWTEETNEEILPFIKKWRKYGITKVICTDISKDGMLKGTSTELYKTIKKEDTSIYLIASGGVSCIYDIDMLQEAGLSGVIIGKAIYESKIQLKELKKYAC; this is encoded by the coding sequence ATGATAGAAATCATTCTCGCTATCGATATTATAGAAGGCAAAGCTGTTCGCTTAACACAGGGCGATTATAAACAAAAAAAAATTTACAATCAAGATCCTTTGGAAGTAGCTAAAAAATTTGAAGACTATGGAATTCGCCGGCTTCACTTAGTAGATCTAGATGGTGCAAAAGCTAATTTTATAGTTAATTATAAAATACTTGAAAGAATAGCTTCTCATACATCTCTTATTATTGATTTTAGTGGAGGATTAAAATCAGATTCCGACTTGAAAATTGCTTTCAATAGTGGAGCAAAAATGGTCACAGGAGGTAGCATTGCTGTAAAAAATCCGAAAATTTTTAAAAACTGGATCAATAAATTTGGAGCAAACTGTATCCTACTAGGAGCTGATTGCAGAAATAATAAAATTGCAGTAAATGGTTGGACGGAAGAAACTAATGAAGAAATACTCCCATTTATTAAAAAATGGCGTAAATATGGCATTACAAAAGTTATCTGTACAGATATAAGCAAAGATGGAATGCTAAAAGGCACAAGCACAGAGCTGTATAAAACCATTAAAAAAGAAGATACAAGCATATATTTAATAGCTAGTGGAGGAGTAAGTTGTATCTATGACATAGACATGTTACAAGAAGCTGGATTATCTGGCGTAATTATTGGAAAAGCTATCTACGAAAGCAAAATACAATTGAAAGAACTAAAAAAATATGCTTGCTAA
- the hisF gene encoding imidazole glycerol phosphate synthase subunit HisF has product MLAKRIIPCLDVKDGKTVKGINFINFRDAGDAVELGRQYSKQGADELVYLDIIASHEERKTFIELVKKVAANINIPFTVGGGINEMQDVDRLLNAGADKISVNSAALRNPSLIEDIAKNFGSQVCVVAIDAKLEADGQWLCYLNGGRIPTNQYLFKWANEVESRGAGEILFTSITHDGVKNGYANEVLSALTGSLHIPIIASGGAGKQEHFRDAFIIGKADAALAASVFHFGEMNIKVLKNYLWRKGISIRN; this is encoded by the coding sequence ATGCTTGCTAAAAGAATTATTCCTTGTCTTGATGTAAAGGATGGGAAAACTGTCAAAGGAATTAATTTTATTAATTTTCGTGATGCAGGTGATGCTGTTGAATTAGGAAGGCAATATAGTAAACAAGGTGCTGACGAATTAGTTTATTTGGACATCATTGCTTCACATGAAGAACGTAAAACCTTTATTGAATTAGTAAAAAAGGTAGCAGCAAATATTAATATCCCTTTTACTGTAGGTGGAGGCATTAATGAAATGCAAGATGTAGACAGGTTGCTAAATGCTGGTGCTGACAAAATATCAGTAAACTCTGCCGCTTTACGTAATCCATCTTTAATTGAAGACATTGCAAAAAATTTTGGCAGTCAAGTGTGTGTGGTGGCTATTGATGCCAAACTTGAAGCCGATGGACAATGGCTTTGTTACCTAAATGGCGGACGTATTCCCACAAACCAATATTTATTTAAATGGGCTAATGAAGTAGAAAGTCGCGGTGCAGGTGAAATACTATTCACCAGTATTACACATGATGGAGTAAAAAATGGTTATGCCAATGAAGTTCTTTCTGCTCTCACAGGCTCATTACATATTCCCATTATTGCCTCTGGCGGAGCTGGTAAACAAGAACATTTTCGAGATGCTTTTATCATTGGAAAGGCCGATGCTGCTCTTGCTGCAAGTGTCTTTCATTTTGGAGAAATGAATATTAAAGTACTAAAAAACTACCTCTGGAGGAAAGGCATTTCCATAAGAAATTAG
- the trmD gene encoding tRNA (guanosine(37)-N1)-methyltransferase TrmD has translation MRIDIISVLPKIIESPFKHSILKRAQEKRLVEIYIHSLREYSTDKHHRVDDYPFGGGSGMVLQCEPIDRAISSLQLQRNYDEIIYTSPDGETFNQQIANDLSICYNLIILCGHYKGIDYRIREHLITREISIGDYVLTGGELAAVVICDTIVRLIPGVINDEQSALSDSFQDNLLAPPIYTRPSNYKGWIVPDILLSGHKAKIKDWELQQSIDRTKRLRPDL, from the coding sequence ATGCGAATAGATATTATTAGTGTATTACCTAAAATTATAGAAAGTCCCTTCAAACACTCTATTTTAAAAAGGGCCCAGGAAAAAAGATTAGTTGAAATATATATTCATTCCCTTAGAGAATACTCAACAGACAAACATCACCGAGTGGATGATTATCCCTTTGGAGGAGGATCTGGTATGGTTTTACAATGCGAACCTATTGATCGTGCCATCTCTTCATTACAATTACAAAGAAATTACGATGAAATAATTTATACTTCTCCTGACGGTGAAACTTTCAATCAACAAATAGCCAATGATCTCTCCATATGTTACAACTTAATCATTCTTTGCGGTCATTATAAGGGCATAGACTATCGTATTCGTGAACATCTAATTACACGAGAAATTTCTATCGGCGATTATGTTTTAACCGGTGGAGAACTAGCAGCGGTTGTAATATGTGATACTATCGTTCGATTAATCCCAGGTGTAATTAATGACGAACAATCAGCTCTCTCTGACTCTTTTCAAGACAATCTATTAGCTCCACCCATTTACACTCGCCCTTCTAATTATAAAGGTTGGATCGTTCCCGATATTTTACTTTCAGGACATAAAGCCAAAATCAAAGATTGGGAATTACAACAATCTATTGATAGAACCAAACGTCTGCGTCCAGATTTATAG
- the trpB gene encoding tryptophan synthase subunit beta, giving the protein MKEKLTNNTFQVNEKGYYGKFGGAFIPEILHENINRLQKAYKSIIESQEFIEQYYKLLHDYAGRPSPLYFAKRLSDKHKCRIYIKREDLNHTGSHKINNTLGQILLSRKMGKTRIIAETGAGQHGVASATVCALMDMKCVVYMGKTDINRQNLNVRKMEMLGATVIPVTSGNMTLKDATNEAIRDWCSNPDDTHYIIGSTVGPHPYPDMVARFQSIISKEIKSQLPEKENRNYPDYLIACIGGGSNAAGTIYEYLYDNRVKIILAEAAGQGIHSGHSAATIHLGKIGIIHGSKTLIMQTSDGQIEEPYSISAGLDYPGIGPMHAHIAKQGRSEILAIDDNEALSAAMELTRLEGIIPALESAHALGIFQKKQFKTNDVIVVCLSGRGDKDMETYYK; this is encoded by the coding sequence ATGAAAGAAAAACTGACGAATAATACTTTTCAAGTTAATGAGAAGGGCTACTATGGTAAATTTGGTGGTGCTTTCATTCCTGAAATTCTTCACGAAAACATAAATAGATTACAAAAAGCATACAAATCCATCATAGAAAGTCAAGAATTCATAGAACAATATTACAAACTTTTGCATGACTATGCAGGTCGACCCTCACCCCTATATTTTGCAAAACGATTATCAGATAAACACAAGTGCCGTATTTATATAAAAAGAGAGGATCTCAACCATACAGGTTCACATAAAATTAACAATACTCTCGGACAAATTTTATTGTCTCGCAAAATGGGTAAAACCCGAATAATAGCAGAGACAGGAGCAGGCCAGCACGGTGTAGCTTCAGCTACAGTATGTGCATTGATGGATATGAAGTGTGTTGTATACATGGGCAAAACTGATATAAATAGACAAAATCTAAATGTACGGAAAATGGAAATGTTAGGTGCAACAGTCATACCGGTTACAAGCGGCAACATGACACTAAAAGATGCAACTAATGAGGCCATACGCGATTGGTGTTCCAATCCTGATGACACACATTATATTATTGGTTCAACAGTAGGGCCACACCCATACCCTGATATGGTAGCACGTTTTCAATCGATTATAAGTAAAGAAATTAAATCACAATTACCAGAAAAAGAAAATCGTAACTACCCTGATTATCTCATTGCATGTATCGGTGGAGGAAGCAATGCAGCAGGTACAATCTATGAATATCTGTATGACAATCGTGTAAAGATTATTCTTGCTGAAGCAGCTGGTCAAGGAATACATTCTGGGCACTCTGCTGCTACTATTCACCTGGGCAAAATTGGAATAATACATGGTTCTAAAACATTAATAATGCAAACAAGCGATGGCCAAATAGAAGAGCCATATTCTATTTCCGCAGGATTAGATTATCCAGGAATTGGTCCTATGCATGCCCATATAGCAAAGCAAGGACGTAGCGAAATACTAGCCATCGATGATAATGAAGCTCTATCGGCAGCTATGGAACTAACACGTTTGGAAGGAATCATCCCAGCATTGGAATCTGCTCATGCTTTGGGTATTTTCCAAAAAAAGCAATTCAAAACAAATGATGTTATTGTCGTTTGTCTATCTGGAAGAGGTGATAAGGATATGGAGACTTATTATAAATAG
- the recA gene encoding recombinase RecA — protein MYSKDDNTIIKGQITPNADRLEALRIATDKIEKNFGKGSIMKMGDNAIEEISVIPTGSISLNIALGVGGYPRGRIIEIYGPESSGKTTLAIHAIAEAQKTGGIAAFIDAEHAFDRFYAEKLGVDINNLWISQPDSGEQALEIGEQLIRSSAIDIIVIDSVAALTPKAELEGEMGESKMGLQARLMSQALRKLTSTISKTNTTCIFINQLRDKIGVIFGNPETTTGGNALKFYSSVRLDIRKASAIKDGDEVKGNQTKVKVVKNKVAPPFRKAEFDIMFKEGISKTGELIDLGTEWEIIKKSGSWYSYNDVKLGQGREASKDYLKNKPELMEKIEIQIIEKSKSNNEKIANSKYPPVI, from the coding sequence ATGTATTCCAAAGATGATAATACAATAATAAAAGGACAAATAACACCTAATGCGGATAGATTAGAAGCTCTACGAATAGCAACAGACAAAATAGAAAAGAATTTTGGCAAAGGTTCTATTATGAAAATGGGAGATAATGCAATAGAAGAAATATCAGTTATTCCGACAGGATCTATATCATTAAATATTGCATTAGGTGTAGGCGGGTATCCTCGTGGTAGAATTATTGAAATTTATGGTCCAGAATCATCTGGAAAAACGACTTTGGCTATTCATGCCATTGCTGAAGCACAAAAAACCGGAGGTATTGCAGCTTTTATAGATGCAGAACATGCTTTTGATCGTTTTTATGCAGAAAAACTAGGTGTAGATATTAATAATCTTTGGATATCTCAGCCAGATTCTGGTGAACAAGCACTAGAAATAGGCGAACAATTGATTCGCTCTTCAGCAATAGATATTATCGTTATTGATTCTGTTGCCGCATTAACTCCTAAAGCTGAATTGGAGGGAGAAATGGGAGAATCCAAAATGGGATTACAGGCTCGTCTGATGTCTCAAGCATTGCGGAAGTTAACTTCAACTATTAGTAAAACTAATACTACTTGTATCTTTATTAACCAATTACGCGATAAAATTGGGGTAATATTCGGTAATCCTGAAACAACTACAGGAGGGAATGCATTAAAATTTTATTCTTCCGTTCGTCTTGATATTCGTAAGGCTTCAGCCATCAAAGACGGAGATGAAGTAAAAGGTAATCAAACAAAAGTAAAGGTGGTAAAAAATAAAGTAGCTCCACCTTTTCGTAAAGCTGAGTTTGATATTATGTTTAAAGAAGGTATTTCCAAAACTGGCGAATTAATAGATCTAGGTACAGAGTGGGAAATTATCAAAAAAAGTGGTAGTTGGTATAGTTATAATGACGTTAAGCTTGGGCAAGGACGTGAAGCCTCTAAAGACTACCTAAAGAATAAGCCAGAGTTAATGGAAAAAATTGAAATACAAATTATTGAAAAATCAAAATCAAATAACGAAAAGATTGCTAATTCTAAATACCCGCCCGTAATATAA